One Deinococcus apachensis DSM 19763 genomic window, CGCCATCGGCACCAGCCACGGGGCGTACAAGGGCAAGGGCCGCCCCTTCATTGATCAGGCGCGCATCGAGCGCATCAGCCAGCTCGTCTCCATCCCGCTCGTGGCGCACGGCTCCAGCGGGGTGCCCGCCGAGATCGTCCAGCGTTTTCGTGACGCGGGCGGCGAGATCGGCGACGCGGCCGGAATCGCGGACGAGGACCTCCAGCAGGCGGCACAGCACGGGATCGCCAAGGTGAACGTGGACACGGATCTGCGTCTTGCCCTGACGGTCGCCGTGCGCGAGGTGCTGCAGAAAACCCCCAAGGAGTTCGATCCGCGCAAGCTCTTCGGCCCGGCGCGCGACCTGATGAGCCAGATCATCGAGCACAAGATGCGGGTGCTGGGGAGCGTGGGCCAGGCGTAGGTCGGGCGGGGTCCACCCCCCTTTTTCTCAGTTCCAGTCAGCGGCGGCACGGGGAATTCTCACCCGGCCGCCGTATGCTCACGTTCGCCATGAAGGCCCTGCGCGTCTCCCTCCTGACCCTCATCACCCTTGGCGGAGCCGCGGTGACGGGCCGTCCGGTGGAGGCGGCGGGCACCACCATACCGTCTCTGCCCGCCCTGCCCGCCGCCTGGCAGGCAAAGCTCGCGGGCCTGGCGCCCAAGCCGGGCCAGGTCGTGCAGCTTATGGAGCAGCGGCCCAGCCTGGCGTTGGTCGGGCTTCAGCAGCGCGTCACCATTGCGGGGGGCAGCCGTGAGGCCCTGAGCGCCGTGATGGCGAGCGTGCAGAAGGGGGACCGCCCGGCCTACGACGAGCGGCTCAACATCAGCCGTGAGGAGTTCCAGCAGTACCTGGTGTTCCAGCCCGTCCTGACGCCCAGCGGCCGGAGCCTGAAGCTGCCCGTAACCCGCGAGGGCAACCGGTTGAAATTCGGGGATGTGCCCGGCTTGAGGGGGGTCCTGCGCGGGCTCACGCTCGACCTGGTCACGGGGGAACTCCGGACGCCGGAGGGGTTTACCGGCAAACCCCGCCTGGTAACCGCGAGCACGGCGCCCGACCGGAGCATCGACATCCGGGGCGGCTTCGTGTGGTCGGTGAAGGGAACCAACCCCGCCACCCAGAACGCCCTGGACGGCCAACTGCAACTGCTGCAACTGCCCGGAAGCCAGGTCATCCTGAGTTACTCCCGCACCAGCATCCTGCACGGCCGCATCAGCGAGGGCGACGGCCCCGTCATCCTGCGCTACAGCCGCTGAGGCGCACCTCCTTCACCTCCGGCCCGCTGGTCTGTCCTCCCGATGGGCACCTTTTTCCGCCCTTTCCAGGCTGACGCGCCCCTGACCCCACCTCAAGGCTTCCTCACGTGGGCTTCAGGGGGCGTCACAGCGGGGCCGCTACCCTGCGAGGCATGAAGAAGACCAAATGTAGCCTGCTGCTGGGCGCGGCGCTTACGCTGGGGAGCGCGTCGGTGGCGAGCGCGGGAAGCCTGTCCCCGACCCTGTTGGAGCGGGCCAAGCGCGGCGACCAGAGCACGGTCGGCGTGATCGTGCGCTTCAAGTTCACCAACACCGAACGCGGCCGGGCGCTGTTCAAGACCGCGCGTCAGCAACTCTCCGCGCGCATCAAGCAGCTCGGCCCCGCCGCAGGCTTCGTGAACCAGGCGCTGAACTCGGGCCGGGCCACCCAGCTCTGGCTGGACCAGAGCGTGTACCTGCCCATGACCCCGGTGCAGGCGCGGGTGCTGGCGACCCTGCCCTTCGTGGCCGAGATCTTCGAGAACTTCAAGGTGCAGATTCCGCGCGCCGCCGCCCTCAGCGCAGCCAGCGCACCCTCGGGTACCCCCTGGCACCTGCAGAAGATCGGGGCGCCCCAGGCGTGGGCGGCGGGCTTCCGCGGCCAGAATATTCGCATCGGGCACCTGGACAGCGGCATCGACGCGAACCACAAGGAGCTGGCGGGCAAGGTGGCGGCCTTCGCCGAGTTCAACGCCGACGGCGACAAGGTCCAGAGCAGTGCCCACGACACCTCCAACCACGGGACCCACACGGCGGGCCTGCTTGTCGGCGACAGCGTGGGCGTGGCGCCGAACGCGAAGCTCATCAGCGCCCTGGTGCTGCCCAACAACGAGGGCACCTTCGCCCAGGTCATCGCGGGGATGCAGTACGTCCTCGATCCCGACAACAACGCGGACACCGACGACGGCGCCGACGTGGTGAACATGAGCTTGGGCATTCCGGGCACGTACGACGAGTTCATCGTGCCGGTGCAGAACATGATCAAGGCGGGCGTGGTGCCGGTCTTTGCCATCGGTAACTTCGGGCCGGGCTCCTCGACCACGGGCAGCCCCGGCAACCTCCCCGACGCCATCGGGGTGGGCGCGGTGGACCAGAACGGGCAGGTCGCCAGCTTCAGCAGCCGCGGGCCGGTCGCGTGGCAGGGCCAGATCAACGGTGTCTTCGTGAAGCCCGACATCGCGGCGCCGGGTGTCGCCATCACGAGTTCCTTTCCCAACGGGCAGTACGGGGCGCTCAGCGGCAGCTCCCAGGCAAGCCCCATCGCGGCGGGCGCGGTCGCCCTGCTGCTCTCGGCCAAGCCCGGCACGAGCGTGGACGCAGTCAAGAACGCGCTGTACTCCAGCGCCAGCAACGCGGGCAGCAAGAACAACAACGTCGGCTACGGCCTGATCAGCTTGCCCGGCGCGATGGGCAAGCTGGGCGTCAACCTGGGCGGGGATCAGGGCAGCAAGCCGCCTACTCCGCAGCCACAACCTCAACCCCAGCCACAGCCTCAACCACAGCCGCAGCCACAACCCCAACCGCAGCCACAACCTCAGCCCGCGCCCTCTCCGCAACCCACCGGCCCGGCGGGGTACACGCTCTGCGCCGTGGAAGGCCAGGTCTGCAAGTTCGAGGGCAAGCGCGACGCGGCCTTTGGCACGGCGGGCAAGTACCTGACCGGCGTGGGCACCGACGGCTTCAACTGCACGGTTCAGGAGTGGGGCTCCGACCCCGCCTACGGCCAGAAGAAGGGCTGCTTCATCAAGTCGGTCGCCGGTCAGCCCGCGCCCGCCCCGGCGCCCAGCCCCGCGCCCAAGCCGCCCACGAGCAGCAAGAAGCCCACGGTCCTCCTCGTGGACGACGACATGGGCCAGGGCGCGGACGTGACGAACGCGCTGCGCGACGCGATCAAGGCGAACGCGGCCTCCGGCGGGGCCTTTGTGTGGAACGTGCAGACCCAGGGCCCGGTGCCCCTCAGCGAGATGCAGCGCTCTGACATCGTGATCTGGGCGACCGGCGAGCAGTACCAGAACACCATTACCGGGCAGGACCAGAACACGCTGCGGCAGTATCTCGCGGGCGGCGGCAGCCTGCTCGTGACCGGCCAGGACATCGGCTACGACATCGGCACGAGCGACTTCTACCGCGACACCCTCAAGACCCGCTTCGTGGCCGACAGCTCGGGCAACGCGAAGTTCGTGACCCGCGGGGCCTTCGGCAACACCGCCTTCACCTTGAACGCCGACGGCAGCGCGAAGGACCAGTTCTACCCCGACGTGATCGCCGACCTGAACGGCAGCTCGGTCGTCGCCTCCTGGGGCACCGCGAACGCCAACGCGGGCACGATCACCGCGCAAAGCATCCGGGTGGACCCCAACAAGGGCCGCGCCGAGCAGAAGGTCGAGGACCCCCGCGGTCTGGTCGAGCGCCTGGCGGCGAACGTGATCGGCTCGATTCTGAACCAGGTGCTCGGCGGCCAGCAGCCCACCCAGCGCCGCCGCGTCACCGCGCAGAACGCGAACGAGAACGCTGGGGCCATCGTCGCCAACGACGCGGGCAAGTACCGCACGGTCAACATGGGCTTCGGGCTGGAGGGCCTGTCGCCGAACAGCCGCAATGCGCTGATGAAGACGGCGTTCGACTGGCTGATGAAGTAAGCAGGCAGTCGTCAGCGATCAGAAAATGAGAGGGAGGCTCGCAGGGTCGGGCCTTCCCCCCTCTCTTTGTGTGCCTTTACCCACTTCCCACTGAGGCTGGCGGCGGGGCGAGTACGGTTGAGCCATGCCAACGCTACGAGACATCATGACTTCCAATCCTGTGACCGTGGACCCGCAGGCCACCCTTCAGGAGGTCGCCACGCTGATGCTGGAGCAGGATATCGGCGCCGTGCTCGTGATGGAGAATGACCGCCCCACGGGCATCATCACCGACCGCGACATCGTGGTCCGGGCGGTCGCCTACGGGCACGACTCCGGCACACCTGTGACCGACTACACGACGGGGGACGTGTTCACCCTGGACGCGAACACCAGCGTGGAGGACGCCGCCGATGAGATGGGGCGCCAGCAGGTGCGCCGCATCCCCGTCACCGAGAACGGGAAGGTCGTGGGGATCGTCAGCCTCGGTGACCTCGCCGTGCGGGCGAACGGCGACGCCGACGAGGGGGCCCTCAAGGGCGTCAGCGTGCCCAGCGAGAACCACAACAGCTAGGGGCAGACGAAAGGGGCCACCTCCTGGGCTTGGAGGTGGCCCCTTTCGTCTGCCGTGTGGGAGAGCAGAGTGTCGTCGCAATGATGCCCCCGCCCCAAATCAACTGCGCTTCAGCTCGCTCGCCACACATCCGCGTGGTCACGCGCGAACTGCTCGAAAGGGGTGGGATCGCGGCCCGTGACCCGCCGCACGTCGTCCGTCACCTGCGCCGAGTGTCCCGCGCGTACGGCCTGGTAGAGGGCGGTCATCAGGCCCACATAGGCCTCGGGGGCTCCCTGGGCCCGCATCGCCTGGCCGAGGTCTTCATCGCTGATGGGCACGTACTTCACGCTCTTGCCCGTCGCGTCCGAGATGGCGGCCACCACCTCGTCGCGGCTGAGGGCCTCGCCCCCCGTGATGGTGTACGCCTGACCCGCGTGCCCCTCCTCGGTCAGGGCGGCGACCGCCATCGCGGCGATGTCCCGCGCGTCCACGAAGCTCGTCCTCGCGTCTCCGGAGGGCTCGTAGAGCGTGCCGCCGCGAATCATGTCCGCGTTCATCGTGGCGTAGTTCTGCATGAACCACGAGGGCCGCAGGAAGGTCCACGCCAGCCCCGAGGCCTCAATGTGCCGCTCGACCTCGCGCAGCGGGTTCTCGCTGTGCTCCACTCCCATCGCGCTCAGCCGCACGATGCGCCCCACGCCCGCCTCCCGCGCCAGGTCCACCACCCGCTTGACAGGTTCGGCAGGCATGTCGCCGGGAGAGGCAAGGTACACGGCGTCCACGCCCTGCAGGGCTTCCCTCACGCTCGCCTCGTCCGCGTAGTCGAACCGCACGACCTCCGCACCCGGAAAAGCCTGCCGTGCCTTGTCCACGGTGTGCGCCCCGACGCGGACCTCCACGCCGCGCTCCTGAAGTTGACGAACGACCTCCTGGCCGACCTTGCCGTTGGGGGTGGTGACGAGAACCTTCATACGACTCCTTTCGCGGCCTCGGGGCCGGATAGGGACACCATACGTCCAAGCAGTGTACTTCGTAAAGTACCTACCTTTTGGTGCGTTAGAGGTGGCAGCGTGGTATAGAGGAAGAATGACGGCGCAACCGCTCAACGTGCTGAGTCAGCACTGCCCCAGCCACCGCGTTCTGGAGATGGTGGCGGGGAAGTGGAGTGTTCTCGTGTTGTACGCCCTGGGCGGGAGGACGCTGCGCTACAGCGAGCTGGAACAGAGCGTCGGCGGCATCTCGCAGAAGATGCTCACCCAGACCCTGCGTGAGCTGGAGCGCAACGGCTTGGTGGAGCGCAGGGCGTACCCCGTCGTGCCGCCCCGCACGGAGTACCGGCTCAGCCCACTGGGAGAGAGCCTGAACCGGATTGTCACCGACCTCGGCCTCTGGGCGCAGGACCACATGCCCGCTGTCCTCACTGCGCGGCAGGATTACGACAGCCAACATTCCAAATAGAAAAGGACCGCCCCCGTGCTGGAGGCAGTCCCACTCTTTCACCGCTTTACTTCCGCAGGTCGCGCAGCTTGCGGTACAGCTCCTTTTCCTCGTCGGTCAGCCCGCCCGGAACCGTGAGGTTGAGCCGCACGTACAGGTCGCCGCGCGTGCCGTCCTTCTTGGGCCAGCCCTGCCCGCGCAGCCGCATCCGGCGCCCACCGCTGCTGCCCGCCGGAATGGTGAGGTTGCCGCTGCCGCCCAGCGTCTGCACGGTGACGTTGCCGCCAAGCGCGGCGACCGGGGCGGGCACGTCCACCGTCGTGATCAGGTCTTCCCCGTCGAGGTCGAAGCGGGCATCCTCCAGCACGCGGATGGTGAGCAGGACGTCGCCACCTCCCGGAGCCTGCCCGGCGAGGCGCAGGCGACTGCCGTCACGGGTGCCCGCCGGAACACGTAGGCTCAGGCGTTTGCCGTCCACGTTGATCACCTCGTCGGAACCGGTGAAGGCTTCCTGCAAGGTGACTTGGAGTTCGCCCTCCACGTTCTGCACGAAGCGCCTCCCCTGGGTGCCGCCCAGGCCGCCCAGCAGGTCTTCCAGGTTCACCTGCCCGCCCGAGAAGCTCCCGCCGCCCCCCTGGAAGCCAGCTCCGCGCCGCCCCCCCATGCCGAAGAGGCCCTGGAAGAAGTCGCTGAATTGAGAGGGGTCGAAGCCCCCGAAGTCGCCGCCCTGGAAGTCTCCCGTACCGCCCCCGTAGCCCGGCGGGACCTGCCCGGTATGCCCGAACTGGTCGTACACCTTGCGCTTTTCGGGGTCACTGAGGACGGCGTAGGCCTCGCCGATCTCCTTGAACTTGTCGGCGGCCTTCTCGTCGCCCTGGTTCTTGTCGGGGTGAAACTGCTTGGCGAGCTTGCGGTATGCGCTTTTAATATCGGCGTCCGAAGCGCCGCGGTTGACGCCCAATACGTCGTAGTAATCCTTGTAGGCCATGGTTGCTCCTTGGAAGGGTTTGAGAGGCAGGGGTTAGGAATCAGGTCACTCGCCTAACTCCTAACCCCCGACGGTTCACCCTTTACTGCCGCCTGCTCACCACCACGCGGGCCGGGCGCACCAGGC contains:
- a CDS encoding CBS domain-containing protein; the protein is MPTLRDIMTSNPVTVDPQATLQEVATLMLEQDIGAVLVMENDRPTGIITDRDIVVRAVAYGHDSGTPVTDYTTGDVFTLDANTSVEDAADEMGRQQVRRIPVTENGKVVGIVSLGDLAVRANGDADEGALKGVSVPSENHNS
- a CDS encoding winged helix-turn-helix transcriptional regulator — its product is MTAQPLNVLSQHCPSHRVLEMVAGKWSVLVLYALGGRTLRYSELEQSVGGISQKMLTQTLRELERNGLVERRAYPVVPPRTEYRLSPLGESLNRIVTDLGLWAQDHMPAVLTARQDYDSQHSK
- a CDS encoding SDR family oxidoreductase encodes the protein MKVLVTTPNGKVGQEVVRQLQERGVEVRVGAHTVDKARQAFPGAEVVRFDYADEASVREALQGVDAVYLASPGDMPAEPVKRVVDLAREAGVGRIVRLSAMGVEHSENPLREVERHIEASGLAWTFLRPSWFMQNYATMNADMIRGGTLYEPSGDARTSFVDARDIAAMAVAALTEEGHAGQAYTITGGEALSRDEVVAAISDATGKSVKYVPISDEDLGQAMRAQGAPEAYVGLMTALYQAVRAGHSAQVTDDVRRVTGRDPTPFEQFARDHADVWRAS
- a CDS encoding S8 family peptidase, with product MKKTKCSLLLGAALTLGSASVASAGSLSPTLLERAKRGDQSTVGVIVRFKFTNTERGRALFKTARQQLSARIKQLGPAAGFVNQALNSGRATQLWLDQSVYLPMTPVQARVLATLPFVAEIFENFKVQIPRAAALSAASAPSGTPWHLQKIGAPQAWAAGFRGQNIRIGHLDSGIDANHKELAGKVAAFAEFNADGDKVQSSAHDTSNHGTHTAGLLVGDSVGVAPNAKLISALVLPNNEGTFAQVIAGMQYVLDPDNNADTDDGADVVNMSLGIPGTYDEFIVPVQNMIKAGVVPVFAIGNFGPGSSTTGSPGNLPDAIGVGAVDQNGQVASFSSRGPVAWQGQINGVFVKPDIAAPGVAITSSFPNGQYGALSGSSQASPIAAGAVALLLSAKPGTSVDAVKNALYSSASNAGSKNNNVGYGLISLPGAMGKLGVNLGGDQGSKPPTPQPQPQPQPQPQPQPQPQPQPQPQPQPAPSPQPTGPAGYTLCAVEGQVCKFEGKRDAAFGTAGKYLTGVGTDGFNCTVQEWGSDPAYGQKKGCFIKSVAGQPAPAPAPSPAPKPPTSSKKPTVLLVDDDMGQGADVTNALRDAIKANAASGGAFVWNVQTQGPVPLSEMQRSDIVIWATGEQYQNTITGQDQNTLRQYLAGGGSLLVTGQDIGYDIGTSDFYRDTLKTRFVADSSGNAKFVTRGAFGNTAFTLNADGSAKDQFYPDVIADLNGSSVVASWGTANANAGTITAQSIRVDPNKGRAEQKVEDPRGLVERLAANVIGSILNQVLGGQQPTQRRRVTAQNANENAGAIVANDAGKYRTVNMGFGLEGLSPNSRNALMKTAFDWLMK
- a CDS encoding DnaJ C-terminal domain-containing protein is translated as MAYKDYYDVLGVNRGASDADIKSAYRKLAKQFHPDKNQGDEKAADKFKEIGEAYAVLSDPEKRKVYDQFGHTGQVPPGYGGGTGDFQGGDFGGFDPSQFSDFFQGLFGMGGRRGAGFQGGGGSFSGGQVNLEDLLGGLGGTQGRRFVQNVEGELQVTLQEAFTGSDEVINVDGKRLSLRVPAGTRDGSRLRLAGQAPGGGDVLLTIRVLEDARFDLDGEDLITTVDVPAPVAALGGNVTVQTLGGSGNLTIPAGSSGGRRMRLRGQGWPKKDGTRGDLYVRLNLTVPGGLTDEEKELYRKLRDLRK